One region of Nitrospinaceae bacterium genomic DNA includes:
- a CDS encoding alkyl hydroperoxide reductase AhpD has translation MFRIDSITEDAAEGRVKAVYDDLRDSTGIVPNVFKVLSIWPEGLELYVAMFKTMMLDNTSLTRVVKEMIAATVSRLNQCDYCLGHHQNFMTQYGISSEISEQVVNDPQTAEISDGEKKLLTYVEKMTRHAYKVLDADIEALKKVGWTHEQILEATLICALFNALNRFADALGVQPEA, from the coding sequence ATGTTTAGAATTGATTCAATAACGGAGGATGCGGCAGAGGGCCGTGTCAAGGCGGTTTATGATGACTTAAGGGATTCCACTGGCATCGTACCCAATGTTTTTAAGGTTTTAAGCATATGGCCTGAGGGATTGGAACTGTATGTCGCCATGTTTAAAACGATGATGCTGGACAACACCAGCCTGACCCGGGTCGTCAAAGAGATGATTGCCGCTACTGTGTCCAGGCTAAACCAATGCGATTATTGTTTGGGGCATCACCAGAATTTCATGACCCAGTATGGAATTTCCTCTGAAATTTCAGAGCAAGTCGTGAACGATCCACAAACGGCTGAAATATCGGATGGAGAAAAAAAGTTGCTCACGTATGTGGAGAAAATGACTCGCCACGCCTACAAGGTTTTAGACGCGGATATTGAAGCCTTAAAAAAGGTGGGCTGGACCCATGAACAGATTTTAGAGGCGACTTTGATCTGCGCTTTGTTCAATGCCCTCAACCGGTTTGCGGATGCCCTGGGAGTCCAGCCGGAAGCATGA
- a CDS encoding 6-phosphogluconate dehydrogenase, with product MKIGFVGLGKMGSNMVERLLNGGHEAAVYDRSLEAVDALAGKGATGSRSLTELVENLPDRKVVWLMVPAGKPVDETIAELTPMLKDGGVIIDGGNSNWRETQTRAKDLEARGIDYIDCGTSGGVWGLKNGYCLMAGGKDSVCRELEPVFNTLAPPDGYLYCGTSGAGHFVKMVHNGIEYGMMQAYAEGFEIMEKSPFDLDILGISKVWQRGSVVRSWLLELAELAFQEDPKLSAVKSYVQDSGEGRWTVQAAMDFDVPAPVITMSLLARFQSRQTDSFAMKVLAALRNQFGGHSIKRK from the coding sequence ATGAAAATCGGATTTGTAGGATTGGGAAAAATGGGGTCCAACATGGTCGAGCGCCTATTAAATGGCGGTCACGAAGCGGCAGTTTATGACAGGTCGCTGGAGGCGGTAGACGCTTTGGCGGGAAAAGGCGCCACAGGTTCCAGATCTCTAACCGAACTGGTTGAAAACCTACCGGATCGCAAAGTGGTTTGGCTCATGGTTCCGGCAGGAAAACCGGTGGATGAAACCATCGCCGAATTGACTCCCATGTTAAAAGACGGCGGCGTCATCATCGATGGAGGAAACTCGAACTGGAGGGAAACGCAAACCCGCGCAAAGGATCTGGAAGCTCGGGGAATCGATTATATCGACTGCGGAACCAGCGGTGGCGTGTGGGGGTTGAAAAACGGGTATTGCCTGATGGCCGGAGGAAAAGATTCGGTTTGCAGAGAACTGGAACCAGTATTTAACACACTGGCTCCACCGGACGGTTATTTATACTGCGGGACCAGCGGCGCCGGGCACTTCGTCAAAATGGTTCATAACGGGATCGAATACGGCATGATGCAAGCCTATGCCGAAGGGTTCGAAATCATGGAAAAGTCGCCCTTTGATCTGGATATTCTGGGAATCAGTAAAGTCTGGCAGCGCGGGAGCGTGGTCCGGTCGTGGTTGCTGGAGCTTGCCGAACTGGCGTTTCAAGAAGACCCCAAGCTTTCCGCAGTCAAAAGCTATGTGCAGGACAGCGGTGAAGGGCGGTGGACCGTTCAGGCGGCAATGGATTTTGACGTCCCCGCTCCGGTGATCACGATGTCTCTTTTAGCCCGGTTTCAATCCCGTCAGACCGACTCATTTGCCATGAAAGTCCTGGCGGCCCTCAGAAACCAGTTTGGCGGCCATTCAATAAAAAGGAAATAA